The window TATTTATAGGATATTCATATTATTTTTCAAAACTATATGATAAATTGCAAAATGATGTTTATGTTGTTGATATTACCAATGTAAGTGCTTTGTATTCAAAAGTTTCTTTAGATGTGGTATCTGTTGAGTGGTTTAATTTAAGTGCTATTTATAGGTTTTCACTATTTATTCCATTTATACCTTATGTTTCTATACATTCCACTGAGATTTCTTCAAAGTTTATATTAGGTAACTTTAATTTGTCGTTTAGCGTTTTTGGTGAAACATCAAGATGGGTTGATTTTGGTATTTATGAGTTGTACCCCTATTTGGGTGTTTCTACTGAGATTGAATGGGAGTTTTTGAAGAATATTTCTGTAATTCTTAAGGTAGATAATATTCTTAATAATGTTATTCAAGTTAGATATGGGAGTATTATTTCCGAGCCTTTTTACATTCAAGGTGGAATAAAGGTGAAACTTTAGTTTATTTCTAAGAGAGATTATGGGGTTGAGTGTAGTTTCAATAGTAGGGCGCCCTAATACAGGTAAATCATCTCTTTTTAATGTCCTAATTGGTAGGGGTAAGGCTATTGTGTTTGATGAACCTGGTACTACTATTGATATAAACAAAGAAATAATAGATTTTGATGGTGTAAAGTTTATATTACAAGATACGGGAGGATATTTGCTTGATGATTCTTTGGGGTCTATACCCAAAAAACTTACTAGTAGAGTCAGAGAACTTTTACTTAAAGCTATCCAAGATTCCTCTCTTATTCTTTTTACGGTGGAGTATAATAATGTTGGATTTTTGGATTTTGAGCTTGCTAGTATATTGAGACCATATAAAGAAAAAGTTAAGCTAGTTGTTACCAAGGTTGATACCGAGCATCAGAAGATTGCAGTAGCGGATGAAGTATTTAGATTGGGATTTGAAGATATACTTTTTGTATCTTCAAAAACCAAGTATGGTATTGATGTACTTATTGATACATTAAAGGAATCTATTACTTTTAAAGGTGATAATTGGAGTAATTTGGATGATAGTATAAATGTTAGTGTAGTAGGTAGAATTAACGTTGGTAAGTCTACACTTATGAACGCTTTAGTTGGATGGGATAGAAGTTTAGTTGATGATGAACCAGGAACGACTAGAGATAGTGTTGATGATATTATTAATGTTGATAAAATTACATTTAGGATAACTGATACTGCTGGTTTTAGGAAAAGTATCAACAAAGTAGGCTTTATTGAAAGGTTTGGTATTCAGAGAACTGAGAGTGCTATCAAAAATTCTGATGTTGTTGTTATAGTTATTGATGGAAAAGAAGGTATAACCAAACAAGATAAGAAAGTTTTTGACACAGTTATGCAAAATTATAAGCCTTTTGTTATTGCTGTAAATAAATGGGATTTGGTTGTTGGTGTTGATAATATTAGGAATATTAGAGAGGTTAAGAAATATGAGTCTGCTTTTAGAGACTTTCTATCTAGAACATTTCAAGGGATTGAAAACGTACCAGTTGTTTTAATATCCGCTAAAGAAAAATACAATATTGATAGGCTTTTAGATGAAATTCTTAGGGTTTTTAAAAACTCGAAAAAACGAATAACAACAGGTTTTTTGAATAGAAAGATAAGAGAAGAAATTCCACAGTTTTTTAGTGGAGAACTTTCTACTAGGTTAAGAATATACTACATAACCCAAGTAGATATAAATCCACCTACTTTTGTTGTCTTTGTGAATAGATCAGAACATTTTAAGAAGAATTTTGAAAACTTCTTAAAATCGAGAATAACAGCTTTATTTGGTTTTTATGGAGTACCTATAAAAATAATAATCAAGGATAAGAGTCAAAAAGAACATTGATACGAATTGTAATTTATAAATAGTTTTAACCAAAACTCATTTTGAAAGTTGTTAGTATTTTCTATATACTTTTTGTGAGGAAGGTATGAAAATCCTCTCGAAGCATTTTGGAGAAATTGAGATAGATAAAGAGCATATAATAACTTTTGACAGAGGAATTATTGGATTTGAAGATTATAAGAGATATGTTTTTATAGAGTTTGAGAAGGATTCTTTCGTTTACTGGATGCAGTCAATTGAGAATTCGGATCTGTGTTTTCTTGTTGCGAATCCGTATGTTTTTAAACCTGACTATATACTTGATGTTTATGAAGATGATCTTAAGTACATAGATATGGAAAATCAAGAAGATATTATGGTTTTTGTAATACTAAATGTTAATCTAGATGAGCAAAAAGTTACTGCTAACCTTCTAGGTCCTATTCTAGTAAATACAAAGAACAACAAAGGAGTGCAAGCAGTTTCTAAGCTAAACGACTATCCAACAGATTACGATATAACAACGAGGGTTAGTGTCTAGGAGGTTAGAATGTTGGTTCTTTCAAGAAAGGAAGAACAAAGTATAATAATAGGAGATAACATAGAGATAAAGGTTCTTTCTATAAAGGGTGATACTGTAAAAATTGGAATTTCCGCGCCACCAGAATTAAAAATATACAGAAAAGAAGTCCTCGAAGAGATTCAAAAAGCAAACTTGAGGGCGGTTGCTAGTTCCAAAAACCTTAAGGATATAATTTTAGGAAAGGTTAATGAGATTAATAATAACAAAGGTATTAAGTAGCTAGGCCGAGGTGGCGGAATTTGGTAGACGCGTGGGATTCAGGATCCCATGCCTTCAACGGCGTACGGGTTCAAGTCCCGTCCTCGGCATATAATTAATGATAACAACAGTAATAGTGTCCCTTACATACGGTATATCTCTCTTCGTTTTTTTTCATTCCATGATAGCTAATTACTTCTACTATGAAATGAAACGAACGTTTAAGTTAGTCTACTCAATATCGATTTCTTTAGTTTTTTTATCAGCAACTTTTAACTTTGTTGCCTTTTTTACAGATTATTGGGGTATTCAAATTGTTGATATTCTTGCTATTTTGTCAGTTATATCACTTCTGATTCTTATGGATGTATCCTTTAAAAAAAATTATTTAATTCATATTACCTTATCTTTTTTATCTATTCTGTTTGTAATACTATTTACAGTATTTGGTATCTATTCAGCTGTTATATTTGATGGAGTATTTTTAGGTGATTTAGTTTATATTTTGATGTTGGTTGTGATTTTTTTGGTTATTAGGGATATAGTTCTTGGTATGGTGAATAAGGAAGAAAATTATTTGAAGTCTGAATCGCACTTGGGGTATAAGCAGCTGCTTGTTGGTTTTTTGGCTCTCTTTTTGATGTTTTTACTTAAAATAATTTTTGGTTTTTCGGTAAGGAGTAGTTGGGGATTTGTGTTTCATAGTATTGTGTTTTTAATAGTTATTCTTACACTTTTATACTCTAGAATGAATTATGTATTTTTCCTGAAAAATAAACTTGTAGAAGATAACAATAGATTTTTAACTCTTTACAGGAGTGTTGTTGATGAGATTATAGTTGGTAAGGAAATTATAGATAGACTTTTACCTAACAAAAAAAGTGTAAAAGGATTAGAGTTTGATAAATATTTTAAACCTGCTGTTTTGGTTGGTGGAGACTTTTTAGATATTATACCTCTGTCAGAGAGTAAATTTATATCGTACATTGCTGATGTTTCAGGACATGGGGTTTCTGCAGGTATAATTGTTTCTATGTTAAAAGCTCTTCTACTAAAAGAAGTTGTTGAAGGATATTCTAGTTTGACTTCAGTTGTTAGAAATCTGAATGCGGATTTTAATAGTCTTATTAAAGATACTGGTAGATATTCAACACTTTTCATAACTTTGATTGATAAAAATAGAAAGAAGTTTCAGTATGTCAGTTGTGGTCATACTGATTGTCTTTATTGGAGTTCAAGCTTAAATGAGTTTTTTGTTCTTTCATCGACTGCTCCTATACTTGGATTACTTTCAAAAATAGATGTTTATTCTTCTGAAATTGATTTTAATCAAAACGATTATCTTATATTGCTTAGTGATGGGTTATTTTCTATTTCAGATAAGGACGGTAATATTTTTTCTATTGATGACATGATGAGAATTTTATATAAGTATATAAGTCTAGATATAATGCCAAATGAACTTATGTTTAAAGTTTCCCAAGAAGTTGAATCATTTATGAATAATGGTATGGTAATTGACGATATAAGTATGCTTTTTATAAAGCTATAATTCTGGGGGTTTTATGATCAATGAAACTTACCTGAAGGTTAGGTATGCTGAGACAGATCAAATGGGAGTAGTTTACTATGCTAACTACTTTGTTTGGATGGAAGTTGGTAGAACAGATCTTATAAGAAAGATAGGTATAACATACAGAGAAATTGAAGATAGGGGATATTTACTTCCAGTTGTTTACACTTCAGCGAAATTTATTGATTCTTCTTACTATGATGATGATATAGTTGTTCAAAGTTGTCTTATTGAAATAACAAAAACTAAATTGAGTATTGGATACAAAATATTTAGAATTGAAAACTATCAAAAATCCTTAGTTTGTGTTGGTCTTTCTGAACTTGTATTTCTAGATAAGAATACCAGAAAAGTTGTTAAGGTTCCAGATTTCTTTGCTAAAGTTGTTAAGATAGAGAAAAACGAAAGTTATGATGAGTTTGTTGAAACAATAAGGAAACATTTGAAATTCGATTTATAGGATATCATTAGGCATTTTTTGTTTATTGTGATTTAAGGTTTGTTATTTGTAAAGTTTTTTGTAGTTTTTACGACTTTTGTAATATGAAGGGTAAGATTTTTGGTATTAGTTTATTTGGGTTTTTATTGTTTAATTTTGGGTATGCTGTTGATTTTTCAAAACCTGATGATGTGGTTTCTAATGCTATTGAGATGCTTATAAAAAAAGACTTCTCTTCTATGGTTCATCTTACAGAACTTTCAGAAAAAAAAAGAGTTGAGAAAATTATCGATGTTTATTTAACTGATAAGTCTTTGGTTGATAGAGAGATAGGTAATATTCAGTCTTATCAATTTTCAGATGTTTATTATGAAAATGATATTGCTGTGGTTCGTGTTAATTGGGTTGTTAAGAATTCTTATCAGACTAAGGAAGGAATTAGGGTTTATAATGCTAATAGAAAAGTGATTTATCTACTTAAGAAGTTTGATGATAAGTGGAAGATAATAACGAA of the Brevinematales bacterium genome contains:
- a CDS encoding acyl-CoA thioesterase, with protein sequence MINETYLKVRYAETDQMGVVYYANYFVWMEVGRTDLIRKIGITYREIEDRGYLLPVVYTSAKFIDSSYYDDDIVVQSCLIEITKTKLSIGYKIFRIENYQKSLVCVGLSELVFLDKNTRKVVKVPDFFAKVVKIEKNESYDEFVETIRKHLKFDL
- the fliW gene encoding flagellar assembly protein FliW, with the translated sequence MKILSKHFGEIEIDKEHIITFDRGIIGFEDYKRYVFIEFEKDSFVYWMQSIENSDLCFLVANPYVFKPDYILDVYEDDLKYIDMENQEDIMVFVILNVNLDEQKVTANLLGPILVNTKNNKGVQAVSKLNDYPTDYDITTRVSV
- a CDS encoding SpoIIE family protein phosphatase — its product is MIANYFYYEMKRTFKLVYSISISLVFLSATFNFVAFFTDYWGIQIVDILAILSVISLLILMDVSFKKNYLIHITLSFLSILFVILFTVFGIYSAVIFDGVFLGDLVYILMLVVIFLVIRDIVLGMVNKEENYLKSESHLGYKQLLVGFLALFLMFLLKIIFGFSVRSSWGFVFHSIVFLIVILTLLYSRMNYVFFLKNKLVEDNNRFLTLYRSVVDEIIVGKEIIDRLLPNKKSVKGLEFDKYFKPAVLVGGDFLDIIPLSESKFISYIADVSGHGVSAGIIVSMLKALLLKEVVEGYSSLTSVVRNLNADFNSLIKDTGRYSTLFITLIDKNRKKFQYVSCGHTDCLYWSSSLNEFFVLSSTAPILGLLSKIDVYSSEIDFNQNDYLILLSDGLFSISDKDGNIFSIDDMMRILYKYISLDIMPNELMFKVSQEVESFMNNGMVIDDISMLFIKL
- the csrA gene encoding carbon storage regulator CsrA produces the protein MLVLSRKEEQSIIIGDNIEIKVLSIKGDTVKIGISAPPELKIYRKEVLEEIQKANLRAVASSKNLKDIILGKVNEINNNKGIK
- the der gene encoding ribosome biogenesis GTPase Der; translation: MGLSVVSIVGRPNTGKSSLFNVLIGRGKAIVFDEPGTTIDINKEIIDFDGVKFILQDTGGYLLDDSLGSIPKKLTSRVRELLLKAIQDSSLILFTVEYNNVGFLDFELASILRPYKEKVKLVVTKVDTEHQKIAVADEVFRLGFEDILFVSSKTKYGIDVLIDTLKESITFKGDNWSNLDDSINVSVVGRINVGKSTLMNALVGWDRSLVDDEPGTTRDSVDDIINVDKITFRITDTAGFRKSINKVGFIERFGIQRTESAIKNSDVVVIVIDGKEGITKQDKKVFDTVMQNYKPFVIAVNKWDLVVGVDNIRNIREVKKYESAFRDFLSRTFQGIENVPVVLISAKEKYNIDRLLDEILRVFKNSKKRITTGFLNRKIREEIPQFFSGELSTRLRIYYITQVDINPPTFVVFVNRSEHFKKNFENFLKSRITALFGFYGVPIKIIIKDKSQKEH